A stretch of the Methanobacterium veterum genome encodes the following:
- the hdrA gene encoding ferredoxin:CoB-CoM heterodisulfide reductase subunit HdrA has translation MNNYNFSRYAPKSSIDIGVFLCRCGGNISDTVDIEKLASSIDAKVVKDFENLCSMKCQKNIRDIILEEELDRVVIAACSPITHEKTFRNHIAPLNPYLLEIANIREHCSWVHSDKNKATEKAISLTNAAVERVQYARPLDAIVRKTKKSAAVIGGGISGITAALSLAKQGVKVHIIEDKPTVGGNMIKIGKVFSPEKLAEECSLCLFNPLINEAVQHSNIEIMTNSEIKSSERKAGNFNLLIERKPGHVNEDKCTACGNCADICPVEVPNEWNENLMTRKAIYKPFPQSVPDIYTIDDNNCIKCGKCEKVCKMNAIDIKAKGEIIPLNVGSVIIATGHKGFDLKKRPEYGYGRYDDVISQMELARIMGVNGPTDGKLLRPSNGKIPRRVVMVQCAGSRDEKPEGKRYCSKVCCMVSLKHASFIKHYYPDTEIVICYTDMRTPGMYENYFRHVQSKGIKLIRGRPGDITKKGENIVVRLEDTLLREPLEIETDMVVLSEAMEPSEGTLKVAETLNVGLTEDMFVKEKHSKIKPVATDIEGIYVCGTAQGPKDITESVSQANAAASKVSEMINGGLEVEPTIAVVDGRQCEMCGECVTACKYKAIYIHNERISVDPVACNGCGMCISKCENNAIDIMGQTDAQIFAMIEGMLKDRKEGERRILAFVDYIGYVAADNIGINRISYPESVRIIRVPSINRLMPKHILFAFENGADGIFLGEYPDEILYSSIQDKVDEFKAALMKNSIDTDRLMYYKVYAPYFRGLANKLTEFDKQVGKALDKLEAVLYKASYKDL, from the coding sequence ATGAACAATTACAACTTCTCAAGATATGCTCCCAAAAGCAGCATTGATATTGGTGTTTTTTTATGCAGGTGCGGGGGCAACATTTCAGATACTGTAGACATCGAGAAGCTTGCTTCTTCAATCGATGCTAAAGTAGTTAAAGATTTTGAAAATCTCTGCTCGATGAAATGCCAGAAAAACATCAGAGACATTATACTGGAAGAAGAGTTAGACAGAGTAGTAATTGCAGCCTGTTCGCCAATTACTCACGAAAAAACATTTAGAAATCATATAGCTCCATTAAATCCATATCTTTTAGAGATAGCAAATATCAGGGAGCACTGTTCATGGGTACATTCTGATAAAAACAAGGCTACTGAAAAAGCAATATCACTTACAAATGCCGCTGTTGAAAGGGTTCAGTATGCTAGACCTCTTGATGCTATAGTCAGAAAAACCAAAAAAAGCGCTGCTGTAATTGGTGGGGGAATATCTGGAATAACCGCTGCACTTTCACTTGCAAAACAGGGTGTCAAAGTACATATAATTGAAGACAAGCCCACTGTTGGGGGAAACATGATAAAAATAGGTAAAGTGTTCTCCCCAGAAAAGCTCGCAGAGGAATGTTCATTATGCCTCTTCAACCCTTTGATAAACGAAGCAGTACAGCACAGCAATATCGAAATCATGACTAATTCAGAGATTAAATCATCTGAAAGAAAAGCTGGAAACTTCAATTTACTAATTGAAAGGAAACCGGGACATGTTAATGAAGATAAATGTACTGCATGTGGAAACTGTGCAGACATCTGTCCTGTCGAAGTCCCTAATGAATGGAACGAGAACTTAATGACAAGAAAAGCTATATACAAGCCTTTCCCACAATCAGTTCCAGATATTTACACAATAGATGATAACAATTGTATTAAGTGCGGTAAATGTGAAAAAGTCTGCAAAATGAATGCTATTGACATCAAAGCTAAAGGAGAAATCATACCTCTAAATGTGGGCTCGGTAATCATAGCAACGGGCCACAAAGGATTTGACCTTAAAAAGCGCCCTGAATATGGATATGGAAGATACGACGATGTAATAAGTCAGATGGAACTTGCCAGGATAATGGGGGTAAATGGGCCAACAGACGGTAAACTCCTCAGGCCTTCCAATGGAAAAATCCCAAGAAGGGTCGTAATGGTCCAGTGCGCAGGTTCAAGGGACGAAAAACCAGAAGGAAAACGTTACTGCTCGAAAGTCTGCTGTATGGTATCATTGAAGCATGCCAGCTTTATAAAACATTACTATCCAGATACGGAGATAGTCATCTGTTACACTGACATGAGAACTCCAGGAATGTATGAAAATTACTTCAGACACGTGCAATCTAAGGGAATTAAACTGATAAGGGGAAGGCCTGGAGATATAACCAAAAAAGGCGAAAACATTGTTGTTCGCTTAGAAGATACCCTCCTTCGAGAACCCTTAGAAATAGAAACAGATATGGTTGTATTATCTGAAGCAATGGAACCATCAGAAGGGACATTAAAAGTTGCAGAAACATTGAACGTGGGGCTTACAGAGGACATGTTTGTAAAAGAGAAACATTCCAAAATTAAACCTGTAGCTACCGATATAGAAGGAATATATGTTTGCGGAACTGCACAAGGGCCAAAAGATATCACTGAAAGTGTTTCTCAGGCAAATGCTGCCGCTTCCAAAGTTTCAGAGATGATAAACGGCGGATTAGAGGTAGAACCAACAATTGCGGTGGTCGACGGCAGGCAGTGCGAAATGTGCGGGGAATGTGTAACGGCCTGTAAATACAAGGCTATTTACATACACAATGAGCGCATATCTGTTGATCCTGTTGCATGCAACGGCTGCGGTATGTGCATCTCCAAATGTGAAAACAATGCAATTGATATAATGGGTCAGACTGACGCTCAAATCTTTGCCATGATTGAGGGTATGTTGAAGGACAGAAAAGAAGGCGAAAGGAGAATTCTGGCATTTGTTGACTATATTGGATATGTAGCGGCTGATAATATAGGAATAAACAGGATTTCATATCCAGAATCTGTCAGGATCATAAGGGTCCCGTCCATAAATAGGTTGATGCCTAAACACATTTTGTTTGCATTTGAAAATGGTGCAGACGGTATATTTTTAGGTGAATATCCTGATGAAATACTGTACTCTTCTATCCAGGATAAAGTTGATGAATTCAAGGCGGCGCTTATGAAAAATAGTATAGACACCGACAGGCTGATGTACTACAAGGTTTATGCACCGTACTTCAGGGGACTGGCCAATAAACTCACGGAGTTTGATAAGCAGGTTGGTAAAGCTCTTGATAAGCTTGAAGCTGTCCTGTATAAGGCTTCATATAAAGATTTGTAG
- the hdrB gene encoding ferredoxin:CoB-CoM heterodisulfide reductase subunit HdrB, with protein MKKIPDKEILLFKSCLVNVEYPGVESSTKYLFDKLGIEYIISDRQSCCTGLGHYADLFDQFSTTALAARNFGIARKEGHKNIATLCATCYAILKKSCNILNEKDEVRGQINKILDDSGCHDLTYNADDMDSRGNIFHSVEILYNKADEIKDFVTVDLSGLKVASHHACHYCKVHQKDTIGNERDPMVIETLAKACGVETVDWYDRKTTTCGNGFRQRYMNRDLSLSVTEEKLNSLKENDVDILLHMCPNCQMQFDRNQGSIGKSTGTEFNIVCLNISQFVALALGADPYKVVGVQTHTVPVDKVLEKIKQTNLCQ; from the coding sequence ATAAAAAAAATACCAGATAAAGAAATTTTACTCTTTAAAAGCTGCCTTGTAAATGTTGAATATCCAGGTGTAGAGTCGTCTACAAAATATTTATTTGATAAACTTGGAATTGAATACATCATTAGTGATAGGCAGTCCTGTTGCACTGGTTTAGGACATTACGCTGATTTATTTGACCAATTTTCCACCACTGCACTTGCAGCGAGAAACTTTGGAATTGCAAGGAAGGAAGGCCATAAAAACATAGCAACACTCTGTGCAACATGCTATGCAATACTTAAGAAATCATGTAATATATTAAATGAGAAAGATGAGGTTAGAGGTCAGATAAATAAGATTTTAGATGATTCAGGATGTCATGATTTAACTTATAATGCGGATGATATGGACTCAAGAGGCAATATTTTCCATTCAGTTGAAATTTTGTATAATAAAGCAGATGAAATTAAAGACTTTGTAACGGTAGATCTATCTGGACTTAAAGTGGCATCTCACCACGCATGCCATTACTGCAAAGTTCATCAGAAGGATACTATTGGAAATGAAAGAGACCCTATGGTTATAGAGACACTTGCAAAAGCATGCGGTGTGGAAACCGTTGACTGGTACGACCGTAAAACAACAACATGTGGTAATGGTTTCCGGCAGCGTTATATGAACCGAGATTTATCCCTTTCTGTAACTGAGGAGAAACTAAACAGTTTGAAAGAAAATGATGTGGATATTCTTCTTCATATGTGTCCAAACTGCCAGATGCAGTTTGATAGAAACCAGGGATCCATTGGAAAATCAACTGGAACTGAATTTAACATTGTATGTCTTAACATTTCTCAATTTGTAGCACTTGCACTTGGGGCTGACCCTTATAAAGTGGTTGGAGTCCAGACACATACAGTTCCTGTAGATAAAGTTTTAGAAAAGATAAAGCAGACTAACCTCTGTCAATGA
- a CDS encoding ThiF family adenylyltransferase encodes MENRYSRQEILQNIGEEGQKKLLDSSILIVGCGALGTAAANNLARAGIGKISILDRDFVELNNLQRQMLFDETDVGEPKAVAATKKLKLINSSIEVEPIVKDLNHTNVEEIIKGVDLVLDGTDNILTRMLINDVCVREEIPWIYTGAIGTSGMTMNILPGAACIRCLYPHIPKPGSLPTCDTMGVLNTLTVIMGSMASTETIRILLGEAKPENDHDGRLIVYDAWDHSMDEILVRKNDECHCCSLGEYEYLNSEDREIITSLCGRNAIQITPADPKEMDLMEIASNLEHLGSIKCADFILLFKTEKYEISLFKDGRAIIKGTNDPSIARSVYARYIGT; translated from the coding sequence ATGGAAAATAGATACTCCAGACAGGAAATATTACAGAACATTGGAGAAGAAGGCCAGAAAAAACTTTTAGATAGCAGTATTCTTATAGTAGGATGCGGGGCCCTTGGAACCGCAGCCGCAAATAACCTTGCACGTGCCGGAATTGGTAAAATATCTATTTTAGATAGAGATTTTGTTGAATTAAATAATTTACAAAGGCAGATGCTGTTTGATGAAACTGACGTTGGAGAGCCAAAGGCAGTTGCTGCAACCAAAAAACTCAAGCTCATTAACTCCTCAATTGAAGTTGAACCTATTGTAAAGGATTTAAACCATACCAATGTGGAAGAAATCATAAAAGGCGTTGATTTAGTCCTTGATGGGACAGATAACATTCTAACAAGGATGCTCATAAACGACGTGTGTGTTAGGGAAGAGATTCCCTGGATATACACTGGTGCAATTGGAACCTCTGGAATGACCATGAATATCCTACCTGGCGCTGCATGTATTCGATGTCTTTATCCACATATTCCAAAACCCGGTTCGCTCCCAACATGTGATACAATGGGGGTATTGAACACCTTAACTGTGATTATGGGATCAATGGCAAGTACTGAAACTATAAGGATACTTCTTGGTGAAGCAAAGCCTGAAAATGATCATGATGGGCGTCTCATAGTTTACGACGCATGGGATCATTCGATGGATGAAATACTGGTTCGGAAAAATGATGAATGCCACTGCTGTTCCCTTGGAGAATATGAATATCTGAATTCAGAAGATAGAGAGATCATTACATCTCTTTGTGGGCGAAATGCAATTCAGATTACTCCTGCGGATCCAAAAGAAATGGATTTAATGGAGATTGCATCTAACCTGGAACATTTAGGTAGTATTAAATGTGCTGATTTTATACTGCTTTTTAAGACAGAAAAATATGAAATATCGTTATTTAAAGATGGAAGGGCTATAATTAAAGGAACCAATGATCCGAGTATTGCAAGATCTGTTTATGCGAGATATATAGGTACATAG
- a CDS encoding GMC family oxidoreductase N-terminal domain-containing protein, giving the protein MTFDVIIIGTGAGGATVARELSKKCYKVLILEKGKRHKTGTSADYIKRIPVDLKADLPDKDIDKYDFLDYPAELMYLEDVGGTTPVSLANACYACSTCYSNSATTQFKIHDIDLFKELIDASADLKVSPFPASLMGPATRKIADAGESLGYFMEPMPKFIDFSKCDSCGLCISGCKKGVKWDSTQFVKEAVDNGATLISDFTVTKIIYENGKVTGVEGLFGNKTKIFEAKKVIISAGALNTPVILKNSGIKENAGEGLFCDLFITVGGFLKDAKLNKEIPMGTKAEFGPYFLSPHFSAQIVSLLENKGFNVNPEDIMGIMVKIADEANGKVNSDRSVEKQLTERDFGLLKEGYEKSVEILVKAGVDPSSIVSTPIRGAHPGGTAAIGKVVDNNLETKIKGLFIADTSVIPQAPGRPPILTVAALAKRLAQTIAERTEIENIDQLTA; this is encoded by the coding sequence ATGACTTTTGATGTGATAATAATAGGAACTGGCGCTGGAGGCGCTACAGTAGCTAGAGAACTCTCGAAAAAATGCTATAAAGTCTTGATTTTGGAGAAAGGAAAGCGCCACAAAACAGGTACATCTGCGGACTATATCAAACGTATTCCTGTAGATTTAAAGGCAGATTTACCTGATAAGGATATTGATAAATATGATTTTCTTGATTACCCTGCAGAATTAATGTATCTGGAAGATGTAGGGGGTACCACTCCAGTTTCCCTTGCAAATGCATGTTACGCGTGCAGTACTTGTTACTCTAATTCTGCAACTACTCAATTTAAAATTCATGACATTGATCTCTTCAAGGAACTTATAGATGCAAGTGCAGATTTAAAAGTTAGCCCATTTCCAGCCAGTTTAATGGGACCTGCAACACGTAAAATAGCGGATGCTGGAGAAAGTCTTGGCTATTTTATGGAGCCTATGCCTAAATTCATTGATTTTTCCAAGTGTGACAGCTGTGGGCTGTGTATCAGTGGATGTAAAAAAGGTGTAAAATGGGATTCTACTCAATTTGTAAAGGAAGCTGTAGATAATGGAGCAACACTTATCTCTGATTTTACAGTTACAAAAATCATCTATGAAAATGGAAAGGTTACAGGAGTTGAAGGTCTATTTGGAAATAAAACAAAAATTTTTGAAGCAAAAAAGGTTATAATCTCTGCAGGAGCTTTAAATACTCCTGTTATTTTAAAAAATTCAGGTATTAAAGAAAATGCAGGTGAAGGATTATTCTGTGATCTTTTTATAACTGTTGGTGGATTTTTAAAGGATGCAAAACTCAACAAAGAAATTCCAATGGGAACTAAAGCCGAATTTGGTCCATATTTTTTATCTCCGCACTTTTCTGCCCAAATTGTCTCTCTTTTAGAAAATAAAGGATTTAATGTAAATCCTGAGGACATAATGGGTATAATGGTTAAAATAGCCGATGAAGCCAATGGAAAGGTTAATTCGGATAGATCCGTTGAAAAGCAGCTTACTGAAAGAGATTTTGGGCTTTTAAAAGAGGGGTATGAGAAAAGTGTTGAAATTCTCGTTAAAGCAGGTGTAGACCCTTCATCCATAGTTTCAACTCCAATAAGAGGGGCACATCCGGGTGGAACTGCTGCAATTGGTAAAGTGGTTGATAACAACCTTGAAACTAAAATTAAAGGACTTTTCATTGCAGATACAAGTGTAATTCCGCAGGCCCCTGGCAGGCCTCCAATACTCACAGTGGCAGCACTTGCTAAACGACTGGCTCAAACCATTGCAGAAAGGACCGAGATCGAAAATATAGATCAATTAACAGCTTAA
- a CDS encoding CheR family methyltransferase has translation MTDQSKETFKGNPKHRKKIPIVGVGSSAGGLEALGKMFNNMPPDSGAGFVLIQHLDPSHKSSMTELLQRYTNMEVFEIEDGMVVEPNKLYVIPPNKNVGIINGVLHLAAPKEPHGLRKPIDFFFQSVADDMEECSIAIVLSGFGSDGTIGIRAIKSMGGMVIAQDPDSAVSGSMPSNAIDTDLVDYIAPPEKIPEDLISYIKQLEKKSPQGTIGKDKETINSLQKILMLIRKRTGHDFSLYKESTINRRIARRMNVQQIDEVPGYLKYIQQNPQEINTLFKELLINVTSFFRDSKAFESFKNKLISEVLDKKLEGDGVRMWIPGCSTGEEVYSIAMSIQEYLDKSSKHLEIQLFGTDIDENAIDIARSATYSSTIVSEIDPERLHKFFTKKGEGYKVKKNIREMAIFAPHDVLINPPFSKLDAISCRNVLIYMNKDAQKKILSAFNYALKPGGILFLGPSESISNFVESFTTLDNKWKIYKSKKTEDTPSGDFVRFPYAKLPQDYTTTEDLEIIGKTDTNIGKNVEKLLIEKYAPPTVIINNEGRIVFIHGRVGKYLEPAEGVANLSIVDMAREGLNFELNSAINEAVLKNKEVKYKNLNVKTNGNYQSINLVVRPIDKPKIMENLLMVTFIDTQLSENEKEKLPETTPKNNIRINELEEELRVTKDRLHTTIEELETSNEELKSANEELQSMNEELQSTNEELETSKEELQSLNEELLTVNTELQNKVDQLSEVNDDMNNLLNSIEISTIFVDKDIKIKRFTKETTKLINLIPSDVGRPLKDIVSTVEYDDLINDIKEVMDRVIFKEKEVRTKDNKWYLARIIPYKTLENIIDGAVITFIDISEQKEVQKLASELEYVKNIVDTVREPLIILDDELKVISANKSFYNKFKVEKELTEGKLLYRLGNNQWDIPPLRELLEEILPKNHKFENFVVEHDFPEIGHKKMLLNGRKLQEKRLGGKTIEKGLILLAIEDVTTN, from the coding sequence ATGACAGATCAAAGCAAAGAAACGTTTAAAGGCAATCCTAAACATAGGAAAAAAATTCCCATAGTGGGTGTTGGCTCATCTGCTGGAGGGCTGGAAGCTTTAGGAAAAATGTTCAATAATATGCCCCCTGATTCTGGAGCGGGATTTGTCCTGATTCAGCATTTAGATCCATCTCATAAAAGTTCTATGACAGAACTACTCCAAAGATACACGAATATGGAAGTTTTTGAAATAGAGGACGGAATGGTAGTTGAACCAAATAAACTGTATGTCATTCCCCCCAATAAAAATGTAGGGATCATAAATGGAGTGTTACACCTTGCTGCCCCTAAAGAACCCCATGGCTTAAGAAAACCTATCGATTTCTTCTTTCAATCGGTGGCAGATGACATGGAAGAGTGTTCAATTGCTATTGTCCTTTCAGGATTTGGGTCAGATGGTACTATTGGTATAAGGGCCATTAAAAGTATGGGAGGAATGGTAATAGCTCAAGACCCAGATTCAGCAGTATCTGGGAGCATGCCATCCAATGCAATAGATACAGACCTTGTAGATTATATTGCACCACCTGAAAAGATACCCGAAGATTTAATATCCTACATAAAACAGTTGGAAAAGAAATCCCCTCAAGGGACGATTGGAAAGGACAAAGAAACCATCAATTCGCTTCAAAAAATTCTTATGTTAATTAGAAAAAGGACAGGACATGATTTTTCTCTTTATAAAGAGAGCACGATAAATAGACGGATCGCAAGGAGAATGAATGTTCAACAAATCGATGAAGTACCAGGTTATCTTAAATATATTCAGCAGAATCCCCAAGAAATCAATACGCTATTTAAAGAGCTTTTAATCAATGTTACAAGCTTCTTTAGGGATTCTAAAGCTTTTGAATCCTTTAAAAATAAATTAATATCAGAAGTACTTGATAAAAAGTTGGAAGGAGATGGAGTTCGTATGTGGATTCCCGGTTGTTCCACTGGCGAAGAAGTATATTCTATCGCCATGAGTATTCAGGAGTACCTGGATAAATCTAGTAAACACCTGGAAATCCAGCTTTTTGGCACAGATATAGACGAAAATGCTATTGATATTGCTCGAAGTGCGACTTATTCTAGTACAATTGTCTCAGAGATTGATCCAGAACGTTTACACAAATTTTTTACTAAAAAAGGCGAAGGTTATAAGGTTAAAAAAAACATAAGAGAAATGGCAATATTTGCCCCTCATGATGTTCTTATCAATCCTCCATTCAGTAAACTTGATGCCATATCCTGCAGAAATGTTTTAATTTACATGAATAAAGATGCACAGAAGAAAATATTATCTGCATTTAATTATGCTCTGAAACCTGGAGGTATCCTGTTTCTTGGCCCATCAGAGAGTATAAGTAATTTTGTGGAATCATTTACTACTCTAGACAATAAATGGAAGATTTATAAATCTAAAAAGACAGAAGATACTCCTTCCGGAGACTTCGTTAGATTCCCTTATGCCAAATTACCCCAGGATTACACGACCACTGAAGATTTAGAGATAATTGGAAAAACAGATACAAATATTGGCAAAAATGTTGAAAAGCTGCTGATTGAAAAATATGCTCCCCCCACCGTAATAATCAATAACGAGGGAAGAATTGTTTTCATCCATGGAAGAGTTGGAAAATATTTAGAACCTGCTGAAGGTGTAGCAAATCTAAGTATTGTGGATATGGCAAGAGAAGGACTCAATTTTGAATTGAATTCTGCAATAAATGAAGCAGTTTTAAAAAATAAAGAAGTAAAATATAAAAATCTGAATGTTAAAACTAATGGAAATTACCAATCAATCAATCTAGTAGTACGACCTATTGATAAGCCAAAAATAATGGAAAACCTGTTAATGGTTACATTTATAGACACGCAACTTTCAGAAAATGAAAAAGAAAAACTTCCTGAAACTACCCCTAAAAATAATATACGTATTAACGAACTTGAAGAAGAGTTAAGAGTTACAAAAGATAGACTCCATACAACCATAGAAGAACTCGAAACTTCAAATGAAGAGCTTAAATCTGCAAATGAAGAGTTACAGTCCATGAATGAAGAGCTGCAGAGTACTAATGAAGAATTAGAAACATCTAAAGAAGAACTACAGTCTTTAAATGAAGAACTGCTGACTGTAAACACAGAACTTCAAAACAAAGTTGACCAGCTTTCTGAAGTTAACGATGATATGAACAACTTATTAAACAGCATTGAAATCTCTACCATATTCGTGGATAAAGATATTAAAATAAAACGCTTTACAAAAGAAACCACAAAATTAATCAATCTCATACCTTCAGATGTAGGAAGGCCACTAAAAGACATCGTATCCACTGTTGAATATGATGACCTGATTAATGACATTAAAGAAGTGATGGACAGAGTTATTTTCAAAGAAAAAGAAGTTCGTACAAAAGACAATAAATGGTATCTTGCACGCATAATACCCTACAAAACTTTAGAAAATATCATTGACGGAGCCGTAATTACTTTCATAGATATCAGTGAACAAAAAGAAGTGCAGAAACTCGCAAGTGAATTAGAATATGTAAAAAACATTGTAGACACTGTTCGTGAGCCGCTTATAATATTAGATGATGAATTGAAAGTCATATCTGCAAATAAGTCATTTTACAATAAATTTAAAGTTGAAAAAGAATTAACTGAAGGAAAATTGTTATACCGACTTGGAAATAATCAATGGGATATTCCTCCTTTGAGAGAATTATTAGAGGAAATACTCCCTAAAAACCATAAATTTGAAAATTTTGTAGTTGAGCATGATTTTCCAGAAATAGGGCATAAAAAGATGCTTTTAAATGGTAGAAAACTTCAGGAAAAGCGATTAGGTGGTAAAACCATAGAAAAAGGATTAATCCTTCTTGCAATTGAAGATGTAACCACTAATTAA
- the hdrC gene encoding ferredoxin:CoB-CoM heterodisulfide reductase subunit HdrC: MNTLKIDENSFELAEDIIKDLKAPEDLGILKCIQCGMCTSVCPAARHTDYDPREIVKRVLDKDETLITDDIIWNCFYCYTCQSVCPVSNSPSVVNQVLRQRAVDNGKGKPKVAPFSAYGESFIEFGLGAIPSNFFDDLIKDFGKEWLELKINLEDIREDLNLGSMFLPEKDVKDINNILEKTGFKNRLNELRRCRDEKNTR, from the coding sequence ATGAATACTCTAAAAATAGACGAAAATAGCTTTGAACTCGCAGAAGATATTATTAAGGACTTAAAAGCACCAGAAGACCTTGGAATCCTTAAATGTATTCAGTGTGGGATGTGCACATCTGTCTGTCCTGCGGCAAGACATACTGACTACGATCCAAGAGAAATAGTTAAAAGGGTGCTTGATAAAGATGAAACTTTAATTACAGATGATATAATCTGGAATTGTTTTTACTGTTACACCTGCCAGAGCGTATGCCCGGTGAGCAACAGCCCATCTGTGGTAAACCAGGTTTTAAGGCAAAGGGCAGTTGATAATGGAAAAGGAAAGCCGAAAGTGGCTCCTTTTTCAGCATATGGGGAAAGCTTTATAGAATTTGGGTTGGGGGCAATTCCTTCCAATTTCTTCGATGACCTTATAAAGGACTTTGGAAAGGAGTGGCTAGAACTAAAAATTAACCTTGAAGATATAAGGGAAGATTTAAACCTGGGCTCTATGTTCCTGCCTGAAAAAGACGTAAAGGACATCAACAACATTTTAGAAAAAACAGGATTCAAAAACAGGTTAAATGAACTAAGGCGGTGTAGAGATGAAAAAAATACCAGATAA
- a CDS encoding ATP-binding protein yields the protein MANKKELRSTAEKRLREKTEKLGNIPKDVDALIHELQVHQVELEMQNEELRESRKELEELHEKYYDLYNSAPVGYFTLDATSAVTELNSTGAELLGFDKNDLIKTLFRWYITPNYSETFLNYLKQAIQTGAKQVFDVGLIRKNGIIFYAHVEMMPQFNPETTFKMAVVDITQRKKLEDDLKRSNNELQQFAYVASHDLQEPLRTIASFTQLLARRYEGKLDSDADEFIGHIVDASIRMKQQIEDLLEFSRVMTKGSNFEKINLEQTIKQIISSLGVLIKENDAEITYNPLPEIYADSRQIARLFQNIITNSIKFRKPDEPPKIHISVEKDEKTNEYVFSISDNGIGIDPKYQDRIFTIFQRLHTIEEYQGTGIGLAVARKIVERHGGHIWVESELEKGATFYFTLPIPSQ from the coding sequence ATGGCTAATAAAAAAGAACTGCGTTCCACTGCTGAAAAAAGACTGCGTGAAAAAACAGAAAAATTGGGAAATATCCCAAAAGATGTCGATGCCCTAATCCATGAGCTTCAAGTACATCAAGTTGAGCTGGAGATGCAAAATGAAGAACTTAGAGAGTCTCGAAAAGAATTAGAAGAATTACATGAGAAATATTATGACCTTTACAATTCTGCACCAGTTGGATATTTTACACTTGATGCAACCAGTGCCGTCACCGAGTTAAATAGTACAGGGGCAGAATTATTAGGTTTTGATAAAAATGATCTGATTAAAACATTATTTAGATGGTATATAACTCCTAACTACTCAGAAACATTTTTGAATTATCTTAAACAAGCCATACAAACCGGTGCCAAACAAGTGTTCGATGTTGGGTTAATCCGGAAGAATGGAATTATTTTTTATGCCCATGTTGAGATGATGCCTCAGTTTAACCCTGAAACTACCTTTAAAATGGCAGTTGTTGATATTACTCAGCGGAAAAAATTAGAAGATGACTTAAAGCGCTCTAATAATGAACTGCAGCAATTTGCTTATGTTGCATCTCATGACCTGCAGGAACCTTTAAGAACCATTGCAAGCTTTACACAACTTTTAGCGAGGCGTTATGAGGGCAAACTTGACAGTGACGCTGATGAATTTATTGGTCATATCGTAGATGCTTCAATCAGAATGAAACAGCAGATCGAAGATTTGCTGGAATTTTCAAGGGTAATGACTAAAGGAAGTAATTTTGAAAAAATAAACCTTGAACAAACCATTAAACAGATTATTTCCAGTTTAGGTGTACTCATTAAGGAAAATGATGCCGAAATTACATATAACCCTTTACCAGAAATATATGCTGATTCCAGGCAAATTGCAAGGTTATTTCAGAACATCATAACTAATTCCATTAAATTTAGAAAGCCAGATGAACCGCCTAAAATTCATATTTCAGTAGAAAAAGATGAAAAAACCAATGAATATGTTTTCAGTATTTCAGATAATGGTATTGGAATAGATCCAAAGTATCAAGATCGAATTTTTACAATATTCCAGAGACTTCACACAATAGAAGAATATCAAGGAACTGGAATTGGGCTTGCAGTTGCAAGAAAAATTGTAGAACGCCATGGAGGGCATATTTGGGTCGAATCAGAACTTGAAAAAGGAGCTACTTTTTATTTTACATTACCAATACCTTCGCAATAA